The stretch of DNA GTTAGGTGGACATCTAAAGACATTACAGGCTCAATTGGAAGAATCTACTCAATATGCCAATGAATATGCAGATGCTTATACTCATCTTGAAGCTAACCAAGAAGAACTAGAAGCAGAACGAAAGGCAGCTTTGGACGAACTGGCACACATTCAGGAACATTTTAAGGGGGTAGAGGAAGACTATGAGTTGATCAAAGGAAGGGAAGAAGTCTTAGAGCAACGTTTTTCTTCTTTACAAGAAAAACATTCCGATTTAGAAGATGCTTATCACAATACTGTAGAAGAAAAACAGAATCTAGAAACAGCTTACCAAGCCTACAAAGAATCAACGATTGAACAGTATTCTGAATTAGAAAAAGAGGCTAAGACTTGGGTCGAAAAACTGGAAGCTTCTAATGTTGAAATGTCTCAGCACAAAGAAAAAGCGGCTGAATTGGAGCAGAACAAAAAGCAGCTAATGCTTGAGTTAGAGAAAGCACGGAAACGTTATGAAAAAGAACTTTCTCTATCAGGAGGTGAATTTGAGGCCTTAAACGATACTTTTGAAGGGCTTAAAGAACGGTATTTTGAAGTCAATAAAGAATTGTCTTCTACCAAGTTGGAAAAAGAGCGCATTAATTATGAGCATGAAACATTCCAAGAACAAGTATTGACTGAATTAGAATTGGTTCGAGGAGAAAATAAAAAATTGAGCAAATCGTTGACAGAACTAAAGGCTGAAAAACGTTTGTTAGAATTGTCCAAGGATGAATTGGCGAAGCGAGTCAAAAACTTGGAAGAAACAGGGCTAGGATCAACGCCTGATCAGGCTAAATTGATTAAAATTATTACTCGCCTGAGAAAGAATGTAGAGGAGCAGCAGGAGCAATTTGAAAAAGAAAAAAATGCCTATCAAACTAAAATTGAAACGCTTGAACTCCAATTACAAGAACACAGCAATTCAACTACTGTTCAACAGTTGATGGCAGAAGAAAAGAAAGATAATCTAAGAAGCATTGCGGGCTTGGGACAAGTAGCCGAAGAAACGCTAAATGATTTTGGAATTTATAGTTTCCAACAATTGGCCAATCTTTCCGAAGAAAATAAAGCATTGCTCAGCCAAATTATAGAAAGTCCAACCCAAAAAATAACGCAGTGGGTCGAAAAAGCACAAGAGATGGCAGAGAAGGTTTAAGCTTCCTCTACTCTTTACTACCTAATTGACTATAATGAAATAACCTGCGCTACCTTCTTTTCTTTAGAATAGGCTCTAGCAACATGATCTGCAATTCGGATGGGGTTAGAGATCCGATAGGAAGGAGATAATTGCAAGGTTAAGTCCGAAGCTTGTTCAATGGATATATTGTATCCTGGACTTACAAAAACAGGTTTAATATCGGTTTGTGTTCTCAATACCGTACCTACCACTTTGTTTTTTAATCGAATTGGAATTGTTGCCCCTCGTTCTGGTGCTAGTGTTCCTTCATATTTTAATAAGGGGCGTTTGGCGATGCCAATACTTGGGAGGTTGGTTTTAACGCCAATCCAACTTGCAATGCCTAGTTGCCTTGGATGAGCAATGCCATGTCCATCAATAAGAATCAACTTAGGGATGATATTTTGTTTTTCTAATATTTTTCGAATGGCT from Aureispira anguillae encodes:
- a CDS encoding endonuclease V, which translates into the protein MDLDLLRDEQEWLAKQVVIPSTPFDFTPYDILFGIDIQYVGEQAFCAISAHYFNGEHIQTFILKTQAGMEYISGFFCFREGPPVLRAIRKILEKQNIIPKLILIDGHGIAHPRQLGIASWIGVKTNLPSIGIAKRPLLKYEGTLAPERGATIPIRLKNKVVGTVLRTQTDIKPVFVSPGYNISIEQASDLTLQLSPSYRISNPIRIADHVARAYSKEKKVAQVISL